A genome region from Variovorax paradoxus includes the following:
- a CDS encoding M20/M25/M40 family metallo-hydrolase: MKKPHRQFLLAAVCAAFLGTASAAPDARVSALAAKEKPALLETLKELVSIESGSRDLEGLEKISDLIAGKFKALGGEVELIDPSAEAYRMEDTPEKMGRVVRATFKGTGKKKILLIAHMDTVYTVGMLNKQPFRVEGDKAYGLGIADDKQGIAVITHIVSMLQQMKFKEYGTLTVLINGDEEISSPGARALITRMGAEHDAVMSFEGAYVKEDKLSLATAGIASVTLHVTGKASHAGSAPELGVNALYELSHQILQMRDLSDPATGLKMNWTISKSGSNRNVIPASATAGADVRVLKVSDYDRIEQQVNERVKKQLIPEAKVELKFERRRPPLEATDASRAMARHAQQIYKDELGLPLGADDKAAGGGTDAAFAALKTKAPVVERFGLQGFGAHSADAEYVLVDSIEPRLYLGTRMVMDIARGR; the protein is encoded by the coding sequence ATGAAGAAACCGCACCGCCAATTCCTGCTTGCCGCCGTCTGCGCGGCTTTCCTGGGCACCGCCTCTGCAGCACCCGATGCACGCGTCAGCGCGCTCGCCGCGAAGGAGAAGCCCGCGCTGCTCGAGACGCTGAAGGAGCTGGTCTCCATCGAATCCGGCAGCCGCGACCTCGAAGGGCTCGAGAAGATCTCCGACCTCATCGCCGGCAAGTTCAAGGCGCTGGGCGGCGAGGTCGAGCTGATCGACCCCAGCGCCGAGGCCTACCGCATGGAAGACACGCCCGAGAAGATGGGGCGCGTGGTGCGCGCCACCTTCAAGGGCACGGGCAAGAAGAAGATCCTGCTGATCGCGCACATGGACACGGTCTACACCGTGGGCATGCTCAACAAGCAGCCGTTCCGCGTCGAGGGCGACAAGGCCTACGGCCTGGGCATCGCCGACGACAAGCAGGGCATCGCGGTCATCACGCACATCGTGTCGATGCTGCAGCAGATGAAGTTCAAGGAATACGGCACGCTCACCGTGCTCATCAACGGCGACGAGGAAATCAGCTCGCCCGGCGCGCGTGCGCTCATCACGCGCATGGGCGCCGAGCACGATGCCGTCATGTCCTTCGAGGGCGCGTACGTGAAGGAAGACAAGCTCTCGCTGGCCACGGCTGGCATTGCCTCGGTCACGCTGCACGTGACGGGCAAGGCTTCACACGCGGGCTCCGCGCCCGAGTTGGGCGTGAACGCGCTGTACGAGCTGTCGCACCAGATCCTGCAGATGCGCGACCTGTCCGACCCGGCCACCGGCCTCAAGATGAACTGGACCATCTCGAAGTCGGGCAGCAACCGCAACGTGATCCCGGCCAGCGCCACGGCCGGTGCCGACGTGCGTGTGCTCAAGGTGAGCGACTACGACCGCATCGAGCAGCAGGTGAACGAGCGCGTGAAGAAGCAGCTCATTCCCGAGGCCAAGGTCGAGCTGAAGTTCGAGCGCCGCCGCCCGCCGCTGGAAGCCACCGACGCCTCGCGCGCCATGGCCCGCCATGCGCAGCAGATCTACAAGGACGAGCTCGGCCTGCCGCTGGGCGCGGACGACAAGGCGGCCGGCGGCGGCACCGACGCGGCCTTCGCGGCGCTGAAGACCAAGGCGCCCGTCGTCGAGCGCTTCGGCCTGCAGGGCTTCGGCGCGCATTCGGCCGATGCCGAGTACGTGCTGGTCGATTCGATCGAGCCGCGGCTGTACCTGGGCACGCGCATGGTGATGGACATCGCGCGCGGTCGATGA
- a CDS encoding LysR family transcriptional regulator: MRLRHIEVFNAIMLTGSVSAAARLINITQPAVSRTLQHAELQLGFPLFQRAKGRLTPTTEALTLYPHIERLFAQLDEVQRLASNLRTAGDTGELRILSVLALSYDILPRALKAFREKHPGYKITVESLHSPQIMSALLLQEADVGFAFSPAVHPSLTQETLADSRMVCIAPRGMLPRALVRSGSVALHDLVSRPVIGLDSRDPVGTSLSQACRQAGVGFQQAVVTVQTYHAALAMAHHGIGVALVDGCTARSADREKVDVLTLEPQIPVPIRALRSAARPDSVAVRGITRCMQQAIEGTL; the protein is encoded by the coding sequence ATGCGGCTGCGCCATATCGAGGTCTTCAACGCGATCATGCTCACGGGCAGCGTGAGTGCGGCGGCGCGGCTCATCAACATCACGCAGCCGGCGGTGAGCCGCACGCTGCAGCATGCCGAACTGCAGCTGGGATTTCCGCTGTTCCAGCGCGCGAAGGGGCGGCTCACGCCGACCACCGAGGCGCTCACGCTGTACCCGCACATCGAGCGGCTGTTCGCGCAGCTTGACGAGGTGCAGCGGCTCGCGTCCAACCTGCGCACCGCGGGCGACACCGGCGAGCTGCGCATCCTGAGCGTGCTGGCGCTGAGCTACGACATCCTGCCGCGCGCGCTCAAGGCCTTCCGCGAGAAGCATCCTGGCTACAAGATCACCGTGGAGTCGCTGCACTCGCCGCAGATCATGTCGGCGCTGCTCCTTCAGGAGGCCGACGTGGGCTTCGCGTTCAGCCCGGCGGTGCACCCCTCGCTCACGCAGGAGACGCTCGCGGACAGCCGCATGGTGTGCATCGCGCCCAGGGGAATGCTGCCGCGCGCGCTGGTGCGCAGCGGTTCGGTGGCGCTGCACGACCTGGTGAGCCGCCCGGTGATCGGCCTCGACAGCCGCGATCCGGTCGGCACCAGCCTGAGCCAGGCCTGCCGCCAGGCTGGCGTGGGTTTCCAGCAGGCGGTGGTGACCGTGCAGACGTACCACGCGGCGCTGGCCATGGCGCACCACGGCATCGGCGTGGCGCTGGTCGACGGTTGCACGGCGCGATCCGCCGATCGCGAGAAGGTCGACGTGCTCACGCTGGAGCCGCAGATCCCGGTGCCGATCCGCGCGCTTCGCTCGGCCGCGCGGCCCGACTCGGTAGCGGTGCGCGGCATCACGCGATGCATGCAACAGGCGATCGAAGGCACGCTGTAG
- a CDS encoding PLP-dependent aminotransferase family protein — MTIDKAMPVPPLDPSAAEPYYRQIYDRLRNAMASGLLKPGDRIPAARALAKELGLARGTVEVAYSLLAAEGYTEARGQAGTIVTPGLRLRMPVVRPASMPDAGASAVSFRPDSILPFQMGLPALDAFPRKIWARLGARCIRAMQPADMTHPPVYGSPMLRAEIAAYLQVSRGISCTPSQVFVTSGYRHSMELIGLTLLKAGDRVWLENPGYPPTRELLRRMQIDAVAVPVDGEGMVVAEGLRLAPKARAAVVTPAHQSPLCVSLSLPRRAALLDWATRNKAWIVEDDYDGEYRYASRPLPALKSLDRDGRVLYAGTFSKVLFPSIRLAYLVVPPAQVERFEDVIHAFAGGSPELTQSIVTAFIAEGHFARHIQRMRRLYAERRDATKAGLESALGRRVRIDPQPGGMHLVLRLQGRQSDRRLVARMRQEGLYAEALADWGMDGGSGKERKSGPAILLNFTNVETQAMAEKLGRRIARLL; from the coding sequence ATGACCATCGACAAAGCCATGCCCGTTCCGCCGCTGGACCCTTCGGCGGCCGAACCCTACTACCGTCAGATCTACGACCGCTTGCGCAACGCCATGGCCAGCGGCCTGCTGAAGCCGGGCGACCGCATACCTGCCGCGCGTGCGCTGGCGAAGGAGCTGGGCCTGGCGCGCGGCACGGTGGAGGTTGCCTATTCGCTCCTGGCCGCCGAGGGCTACACCGAGGCGCGTGGTCAGGCCGGGACCATCGTGACGCCGGGGCTGAGGCTGCGCATGCCGGTCGTGCGGCCCGCGTCCATGCCCGACGCCGGCGCGTCCGCCGTCAGCTTCCGGCCCGATTCGATCCTCCCGTTCCAGATGGGCCTGCCCGCGCTCGACGCCTTTCCCCGAAAGATCTGGGCGCGGCTCGGCGCGCGATGCATCCGCGCGATGCAGCCGGCCGACATGACGCATCCGCCGGTCTACGGCTCGCCGATGCTGCGCGCCGAGATCGCGGCCTACCTGCAGGTGTCGCGCGGCATCAGCTGCACACCCTCGCAGGTGTTCGTGACCTCGGGCTACCGGCACTCGATGGAACTGATCGGCCTCACGCTGCTGAAGGCGGGCGACCGCGTCTGGCTCGAGAACCCTGGCTATCCACCCACGCGCGAACTGCTGCGGCGCATGCAGATCGACGCGGTCGCGGTTCCCGTGGACGGCGAGGGCATGGTCGTCGCCGAAGGCCTCCGCCTGGCGCCGAAGGCACGCGCGGCGGTGGTCACGCCGGCGCACCAGAGCCCGCTGTGCGTGTCGCTGTCGCTGCCCCGGCGCGCGGCGCTGCTGGACTGGGCCACGCGCAACAAGGCGTGGATCGTCGAGGACGACTACGACGGCGAGTACCGCTATGCGAGCCGTCCGCTGCCCGCGCTGAAGAGCCTCGACCGCGACGGGCGCGTGCTCTACGCGGGCACCTTCAGCAAGGTGCTGTTCCCGAGCATCCGGCTGGCCTACCTCGTGGTGCCGCCTGCACAGGTCGAACGCTTCGAGGACGTCATCCATGCCTTCGCGGGCGGCAGCCCCGAACTCACGCAGTCGATCGTCACGGCGTTCATCGCCGAAGGCCACTTCGCGCGCCACATCCAGCGGATGCGCAGGCTCTACGCCGAGCGGCGCGATGCGACCAAGGCGGGGCTCGAGAGCGCGCTCGGCAGGCGTGTGCGCATCGATCCGCAGCCCGGCGGCATGCACCTGGTGCTGCGGCTGCAGGGGCGCCAGTCCGATCGCCGGCTGGTCGCGCGCATGCGGCAAGAGGGCTTGTACGCGGAGGCGCTGGCCGACTGGGGCATGGACGGCGGCAGCGGCAAGGAACGCAAAAGCGGCCCGGCCATTCTTCTCAACTTCACCAACGTCGAGACGCAGGCCATGGCCGAGAAGCTCGGCCGGCGCATCGCCCGGCTGCTCTAG
- a CDS encoding carboxymuconolactone decarboxylase family protein, with translation MSSRIDYAKVSPDGYKAFGGVYMTLQKSGLPKELVDIVYLRISQINGCAYCIDMHSRDLLKGGLAVDKLVLVPVWHEAGEVFSRRERAALAWAETVTRVSETGVPDADYEAAIAEFGDKELADLTYAIGLMNAFNRLGISFRATPAAAAAAVTQG, from the coding sequence ATGAGCTCTCGCATCGACTACGCCAAGGTTTCGCCGGACGGCTACAAGGCTTTCGGAGGTGTGTACATGACCCTCCAGAAAAGCGGCCTGCCCAAGGAGTTGGTCGATATCGTCTACCTGCGCATCTCGCAGATCAACGGCTGCGCCTACTGCATCGACATGCATTCGCGCGACCTGCTCAAGGGCGGGCTCGCGGTCGACAAGCTGGTGCTGGTGCCGGTGTGGCACGAAGCCGGCGAGGTCTTCAGCCGCCGCGAACGCGCCGCGCTCGCCTGGGCCGAGACCGTCACGCGCGTCTCGGAAACCGGCGTGCCCGACGCCGACTACGAAGCCGCCATCGCCGAGTTCGGCGACAAGGAACTCGCCGATCTCACCTACGCCATCGGCCTGATGAACGCCTTCAACCGCCTCGGCATCTCGTTCCGCGCCACCCCGGCCGCGGCCGCCGCCGCAGTGACGCAGGGCTGA
- a CDS encoding DMT family transporter: MAWTLLGVAGILEIAFAFAMKSSEGFTRWVPALFTVASGMSSVVLLSLAMRTVPMGTGYAVWTGIGAAGTAIVGMVVLGDSAAPLRLLCIALILGGVIGLKLVSGD, translated from the coding sequence ATGGCATGGACACTGCTCGGCGTGGCAGGCATCCTCGAGATTGCCTTCGCCTTCGCCATGAAATCGTCCGAGGGTTTCACGCGCTGGGTTCCGGCGCTGTTCACCGTTGCCAGCGGCATGTCGAGCGTGGTGCTGCTGTCGCTTGCGATGCGCACGGTGCCGATGGGCACGGGCTACGCGGTGTGGACCGGCATCGGCGCCGCGGGCACGGCCATCGTGGGCATGGTGGTGCTGGGCGACTCCGCGGCACCGCTGCGGCTGCTGTGCATCGCGCTGATACTGGGCGGCGTGATCGGCCTGAAGCTGGTCTCGGGCGACTGA
- a CDS encoding D-amino acid dehydrogenase: MHVCVLGAGIVGLATAWQLERQGHQVTVIDRAAPGAGASGGNGAQLSYSYVQPLADPSIWKQLPKLLLSPTSPLKLRPQLDPLQWRWGMEFLAACNARTSRDTTARLLALAASSRTGFEAMRADIAPDCDFSATGKLVLYASSASLDGARAQLELQRTMGSEQRLVTPDECIAIEPALSSYRGQMAGAVYTPSECAADCLKVCAELMRALSARGVRFMLGAEVRGFARSDNRVAAVRTGEGEVEADAFVMALGTASHKLGRALGTYLPVYPLKGYSITVEVEPAHGAAPRVNVTDSARKVVFARIGSRLRVAGMAELVGHDASIPATRIETLAAATRAVFPHASRLEELHPWTGMRPATPKGLPIVGRLESAPRNMLFNTGHGALGFTLAFGSALEIGRALQA, encoded by the coding sequence ATGCATGTGTGTGTGCTCGGCGCCGGCATCGTGGGCCTGGCGACCGCCTGGCAGCTCGAACGCCAGGGCCACCAGGTCACGGTGATCGACCGCGCCGCTCCCGGCGCGGGCGCCAGCGGGGGCAATGGCGCGCAGTTGAGCTATTCGTACGTGCAGCCGCTGGCCGACCCATCGATCTGGAAGCAGCTGCCGAAGCTGCTGCTGTCTCCCACGTCGCCGCTGAAGCTGCGGCCGCAGCTCGATCCGCTGCAGTGGCGCTGGGGCATGGAGTTTCTCGCGGCATGCAATGCGCGGACATCGCGCGACACCACCGCAAGACTGCTCGCACTGGCCGCCTCGAGCCGCACCGGGTTCGAGGCGATGCGCGCCGACATCGCGCCTGACTGCGACTTCTCCGCCACCGGCAAGCTGGTGCTCTATGCCAGTTCGGCGTCGCTCGACGGCGCGCGCGCCCAGCTCGAGCTGCAGCGCACCATGGGCAGCGAGCAGCGCCTGGTGACGCCCGACGAATGCATCGCCATCGAGCCGGCGCTCTCGAGCTACCGCGGCCAGATGGCCGGCGCCGTATACACGCCGAGCGAATGCGCGGCCGATTGCCTCAAGGTGTGCGCGGAACTCATGCGCGCGCTGAGCGCCCGTGGCGTGCGCTTCATGCTCGGCGCCGAGGTCCGGGGCTTCGCGCGCAGCGACAACCGGGTCGCGGCCGTGCGAACCGGCGAAGGCGAGGTGGAGGCCGACGCGTTCGTGATGGCGCTCGGCACGGCCTCGCACAAGCTCGGCCGCGCACTGGGTACTTACCTGCCGGTCTACCCGCTCAAGGGCTACAGCATCACGGTCGAGGTCGAACCTGCGCACGGCGCAGCGCCGCGAGTGAACGTGACGGACAGCGCGCGCAAGGTGGTGTTCGCGCGCATCGGCTCGCGCCTGCGCGTGGCGGGCATGGCCGAACTGGTGGGACACGACGCGAGCATTCCGGCCACGCGCATCGAGACGCTGGCGGCCGCCACGCGCGCGGTGTTCCCGCATGCAAGCCGGCTGGAGGAACTGCATCCATGGACCGGCATGCGGCCCGCCACGCCGAAGGGCCTGCCGATCGTCGGCCGGCTGGAGAGCGCGCCGCGGAACATGCTGTTCAACACGGGCCATGGCGCGCTCGGCTTCACGCTGGCCTTCGGTTCGGCGCTGGAGATCGGGCGGGCACTGCAGGCTTGA
- a CDS encoding transporter substrate-binding domain-containing protein, with product MKHSVLMASLAAAVLVTAPAAQAADTLAKIAESGKITLSYRESSVPFSYLDGPNKPIGFSVELSNAVVAAVKKKLNKPNLQVSLMPVTSQNRVPLVSNGTVDLECGSTTNNTARGKDVAFAINHFYTGTRLLVKKSSKIKDYADLAKKTVASTTGTTNVLVMRKYNTEKNLGMDIVLGKDHADSFLLVESDRAVAFAMDDILLFGLIANSKNPADYEVVGESLQVEPYACMLPKDDPAFKKLVDDTFSDMMKSGEFEKLYNKWFMQPIPPKNTPLNLPMSEQLKENLKALSDKPAT from the coding sequence ATGAAACACTCCGTCTTGATGGCTTCCCTGGCAGCCGCGGTGCTCGTCACCGCGCCCGCCGCGCAGGCTGCCGATACGCTGGCGAAGATCGCCGAGTCCGGCAAGATCACGCTGTCGTACCGCGAGTCGTCCGTGCCCTTCAGCTACCTCGACGGCCCCAACAAGCCGATCGGGTTCTCGGTGGAGCTTTCCAACGCCGTGGTCGCCGCGGTGAAGAAAAAGCTGAACAAGCCCAACCTGCAGGTGTCGCTGATGCCGGTCACGTCGCAGAACCGCGTGCCGCTGGTCAGCAACGGCACGGTCGACCTGGAATGCGGCTCGACCACCAACAACACCGCGCGCGGCAAGGACGTGGCCTTCGCGATCAACCACTTCTACACCGGCACGCGGCTGCTGGTGAAGAAGTCGTCGAAGATCAAGGACTACGCGGACCTCGCGAAGAAGACCGTGGCCAGCACCACCGGAACCACCAACGTGCTGGTCATGCGCAAGTACAACACCGAGAAGAATCTCGGCATGGACATCGTGCTCGGCAAGGACCACGCCGACTCGTTCCTGCTGGTGGAAAGCGATCGCGCCGTTGCCTTCGCGATGGACGACATCCTGCTGTTCGGCCTGATCGCCAACTCCAAGAATCCGGCCGACTACGAAGTGGTCGGCGAGTCGCTGCAGGTCGAACCCTACGCATGCATGCTGCCCAAGGACGACCCGGCCTTCAAGAAGCTGGTGGACGACACCTTCTCGGACATGATGAAGAGCGGCGAATTCGAGAAGCTCTACAACAAGTGGTTCATGCAGCCGATCCCGCCGAAGAACACGCCGCTGAACCTGCCGATGAGCGAGCAGCTCAAGGAGAATCTCAAGGCGCTGAGCGACAAACCGGCGACCTGA
- a CDS encoding aspartate/glutamate racemase family protein: MGSTNVVGILGGMGPAAGADFVRLFVQACAQELRARGEPVHDQAFPEHWLAQVPVPDRTRALGSTEQGAHQPLEPMLQALGRLAAVGSRAVAIACNTAHAWHGRLQERFPQVELLHMARETAQHLSAQGARGVALMATEGTYRVRLYEEALAEAGLACHIPSDTERLAITRGIFEGVKADNMVLAEQCFSEVALRLAERHGPVTIIMGCTEVPLGLQGSAAVAGLDLVDPAQVLATALARRAYRAS, translated from the coding sequence ATGGGCTCGACGAACGTTGTTGGTATTTTGGGGGGCATGGGCCCCGCGGCGGGTGCGGATTTCGTCCGGCTCTTCGTGCAGGCCTGCGCGCAGGAGTTGCGCGCACGCGGCGAGCCGGTGCATGACCAGGCTTTTCCCGAGCACTGGCTCGCGCAGGTGCCGGTGCCGGACCGCACCAGGGCGCTGGGGTCGACCGAGCAGGGCGCGCACCAGCCGCTCGAACCGATGCTGCAGGCGCTGGGCCGGCTGGCGGCGGTCGGCAGCCGTGCAGTGGCCATCGCGTGCAACACGGCGCATGCCTGGCACGGGCGCCTGCAGGAGCGCTTTCCCCAAGTCGAGCTGCTTCACATGGCGCGCGAGACCGCGCAGCACCTGTCAGCGCAGGGCGCGCGCGGCGTGGCGCTGATGGCCACCGAGGGCACGTACCGGGTGCGCCTCTACGAGGAAGCGCTGGCCGAGGCCGGCCTGGCTTGCCACATCCCGTCCGACACGGAGCGCCTCGCCATCACGCGCGGCATCTTCGAGGGCGTGAAGGCCGACAACATGGTGCTGGCCGAGCAGTGCTTTTCCGAGGTGGCACTGCGGCTCGCCGAGCGCCATGGCCCTGTCACGATCATCATGGGCTGCACCGAAGTGCCGCTGGGCCTGCAAGGCTCGGCTGCCGTGGCCGGACTGGACCTCGTCGATCCGGCGCAGGTGCTGGCAACGGCGCTGGCCCGCCGCGCCTACAGGGCATCGTGA
- a CDS encoding dienelactone hydrolase family protein: protein MSLDDRRSDFNSLRPGDSTEQGATRRTALKAAIGVGYAAAVMPVVAQTAIVTSAEGLKAGPIKYTVNGFEVPAYAAAPAGKTGLPVILVIQEIFGVHEYIADTCRRFAKLGYLAIAPELYARQGDPRGYTDIPKLQADIVSKVPDAQVMADLDGALAYAKANGGDTSKAGITGFCWGGRIVWLYAATGKVKAGVAWYGRLVGTASELTPKHPVDVAAGLQAPVLGLYGGKDQGIPLDTVDKMKAALANGTPAAKASSFVVYPEAGHAFHADYRPSYVKSAADDGWQRATAWFKANGVA, encoded by the coding sequence ATGTCACTTGACGACCGCCGTTCCGACTTCAATTCGCTGCGCCCCGGCGACAGCACCGAGCAGGGCGCCACGCGCCGCACTGCGCTGAAGGCCGCCATCGGCGTGGGCTATGCCGCAGCCGTGATGCCGGTGGTCGCGCAGACCGCCATCGTCACCTCGGCCGAGGGCCTGAAGGCCGGGCCGATCAAGTACACCGTCAATGGCTTCGAGGTCCCGGCCTATGCGGCCGCGCCCGCGGGCAAGACCGGCCTGCCGGTGATCCTGGTGATCCAGGAGATCTTCGGCGTGCATGAATACATTGCCGACACCTGCCGCCGCTTCGCGAAGCTCGGCTACCTCGCCATCGCGCCGGAGCTCTATGCGCGCCAGGGCGACCCGCGCGGCTACACCGACATTCCGAAACTGCAGGCCGACATCGTCAGCAAGGTGCCCGACGCGCAGGTCATGGCCGACCTCGACGGCGCGCTGGCCTATGCCAAGGCCAACGGTGGCGACACCAGCAAGGCCGGCATCACCGGTTTCTGCTGGGGCGGGCGCATCGTGTGGCTGTACGCGGCCACCGGCAAGGTCAAGGCGGGCGTGGCCTGGTACGGCCGGCTGGTCGGCACGGCCAGCGAGCTGACCCCGAAGCATCCGGTCGATGTGGCCGCCGGCCTGCAGGCGCCGGTGCTCGGCCTGTACGGTGGAAAAGACCAGGGCATCCCCCTTGACACGGTTGATAAGATGAAAGCTGCTCTGGCCAATGGGACTCCCGCGGCCAAGGCATCGAGCTTCGTCGTGTACCCCGAAGCAGGCCATGCATTCCACGCCGACTACCGCCCCAGCTACGTCAAGAGCGCGGCGGACGACGGCTGGCAACGCGCCACGGCCTGGTTCAAAGCCAATGGCGTCGCCTGA
- a CDS encoding ZIP family metal transporter, with translation MNLIVIIAATLVAGIGSVWLAALLLKVGVRSGSGGVNPQHLLSLAAGALLATAFMHLLPEAFESRIEPALLFAVLLFGLVFFFLLDKAELWHHGHEHHHGGEKSAHGHHGHDHDHDHDHGHAHAHDHAHDHGPRTGGWAVLTGDSVHCFGDGILIASAFTADLRLGLVAALAVLAHEIPHHIGDLVVLRQSSPNQRAALVKVSLAGTMTALGGIVGWWLVDQLHSWLPYFLVLAGSSFVYVALADLIPQLQKRLPARQTAAQILWLAAGIVLVTLVSRLAHGEHGHDHGHEGAAHGEHAHDHDHDNPGHGESGHVHKD, from the coding sequence ATGAATTTGATAGTCATCATTGCGGCAACCCTGGTTGCCGGCATCGGAAGCGTCTGGCTCGCGGCCCTCCTGCTGAAGGTCGGCGTGCGCAGCGGCTCGGGCGGCGTGAATCCACAGCACCTCTTGAGCCTGGCCGCCGGCGCGCTGCTGGCCACCGCGTTCATGCACCTGCTGCCCGAGGCCTTCGAAAGCCGCATCGAGCCGGCGCTGCTGTTCGCGGTGCTGCTGTTCGGACTGGTGTTCTTCTTCCTGCTCGACAAGGCCGAGCTGTGGCACCACGGCCATGAGCACCACCATGGCGGCGAGAAGAGCGCGCATGGCCACCACGGCCACGATCACGATCACGATCACGATCACGGGCACGCCCATGCCCATGACCACGCGCACGACCACGGCCCGCGCACCGGCGGCTGGGCTGTGCTCACCGGCGACAGCGTGCACTGCTTCGGCGACGGCATCCTGATCGCCTCGGCTTTCACCGCCGACCTGCGGCTGGGCCTGGTGGCCGCGCTCGCGGTGCTGGCGCACGAGATTCCGCACCACATCGGCGACCTCGTGGTGCTGCGCCAGAGCTCGCCGAACCAGCGCGCGGCGCTGGTGAAGGTGTCGCTTGCCGGCACCATGACCGCACTGGGCGGCATCGTGGGCTGGTGGCTGGTCGACCAGCTGCACAGCTGGCTGCCTTACTTCCTGGTGCTGGCCGGCAGCAGCTTCGTCTACGTCGCGCTGGCCGACCTGATCCCGCAACTGCAGAAGCGCCTGCCGGCCCGGCAGACCGCTGCACAGATCCTGTGGCTGGCCGCAGGCATCGTGCTGGTCACGCTGGTGAGCCGGCTCGCCCACGGCGAACACGGGCACGACCATGGCCACGAAGGCGCCGCGCACGGCGAACACGCGCACGACCATGACCACGACAACCCCGGGCACGGCGAGTCCGGCCACGTGCACAAGGACTGA
- a CDS encoding N-acyl-D-amino-acid deacylase family protein, which translates to MTEKTPHYDLLIRGGTVIDGTKAPRFDADVGIVDGRIAAIGNLSGHTATQTLDATGRIVAPGFIDSHTHDDQAVLSQAQMPFKVSQGVTTVVAGNCGISAAPLRADMDLPMPLSLLDSPSEGRFTSFAAYLDALRATPSSVNVAAMVGHSTLRAVVMADLDRPATDIEIAAMQALVEEAMQAGAIGMSTGTFYPPAVKATTEEIIEVGRPLAARKALYVTHMRDESDRVMESLEETFEIGRALGIPVVVSHHKVQNTQNFGKTKVTLPFIQEAMKHQCIGLDCYPYTAGSTMIRTDRGMMEGRVLIASSVPHPECAGRDLKDIAAEWGVSGEEAAQRLQPGSAIYFMMDEDDVQRILAFDETMIGSDGIPLGDKPHPRLWGTFPRVLGHYSRDVGLFPLETAVWKMTGLTARNFGLHERGTLKPGHHADVVIFDAATVRDTANYETPMAPAEGIDAVIVNGAVTWRHGVHSGARNGQVITRREPA; encoded by the coding sequence ATGACCGAAAAGACACCCCACTACGACCTGCTGATCCGCGGCGGCACCGTGATCGACGGCACCAAGGCGCCGCGCTTCGATGCCGACGTCGGCATCGTCGACGGGCGCATCGCCGCCATCGGCAACCTCTCGGGCCACACGGCGACACAGACGCTCGACGCCACCGGCCGCATCGTCGCGCCCGGCTTCATCGATTCGCACACGCACGACGACCAGGCCGTGCTGTCGCAGGCGCAGATGCCCTTCAAGGTCTCACAGGGCGTGACCACGGTGGTGGCCGGCAACTGCGGCATCAGCGCCGCACCGTTGCGCGCCGACATGGATCTGCCGATGCCGCTGAGCCTGCTCGACTCGCCGTCGGAAGGCCGGTTCACGAGCTTCGCGGCGTACCTCGACGCGCTGCGCGCCACGCCGTCGTCGGTGAACGTGGCCGCGATGGTCGGCCACTCGACCCTGCGCGCGGTGGTCATGGCCGACCTCGACCGCCCCGCCACGGACATCGAGATCGCGGCCATGCAGGCGCTGGTCGAGGAAGCGATGCAGGCCGGCGCCATCGGCATGTCGACCGGCACCTTCTATCCGCCGGCGGTGAAGGCCACCACCGAGGAGATCATCGAGGTGGGTCGGCCGCTGGCCGCGCGCAAGGCGCTGTACGTCACGCACATGCGCGACGAGAGCGACCGCGTGATGGAGTCGCTCGAGGAGACCTTCGAGATCGGGCGCGCGCTCGGCATTCCTGTGGTGGTGTCGCACCACAAGGTGCAGAACACGCAGAACTTCGGCAAGACCAAGGTGACGCTGCCCTTCATCCAGGAGGCGATGAAGCACCAGTGCATCGGCCTCGACTGCTACCCGTACACCGCGGGCTCGACCATGATCCGCACCGACCGCGGGATGATGGAAGGCCGCGTGCTCATCGCGTCGAGCGTGCCGCATCCCGAATGCGCCGGGCGCGACCTGAAGGACATCGCGGCCGAATGGGGCGTGTCGGGCGAAGAAGCGGCGCAACGACTGCAGCCGGGCAGCGCGATCTATTTCATGATGGACGAGGACGACGTGCAGCGCATCCTTGCATTCGACGAAACCATGATCGGCTCCGACGGCATCCCGCTCGGCGACAAGCCGCATCCGCGGCTGTGGGGCACCTTTCCGCGCGTGCTGGGCCACTACAGCCGCGACGTGGGCCTGTTCCCGCTGGAGACGGCAGTCTGGAAGATGACTGGCCTGACGGCACGCAACTTCGGCTTGCACGAACGCGGCACGCTGAAGCCGGGCCACCATGCCGACGTGGTGATCTTCGATGCCGCGACGGTGCGCGACACCGCGAACTACGAAACGCCGATGGCGCCGGCCGAAGGCATCGACGCGGTGATCGTGAACGGCGCCGTGACCTGGCGCCATGGCGTGCACAGCGGAGCGCGCAACGGGCAGGTGATCACGCGGCGCGAACCGGCCTGA